Genomic segment of Candoia aspera isolate rCanAsp1 chromosome 2, rCanAsp1.hap2, whole genome shotgun sequence:
CTTCACAAAGTGATGATGCACTTCCCACAAAGCTTTTAGGGTAATAATGTCTTTCGAAACATCAATAGCTGTTGAATGTATCGACCAAACACCTTTTATCTATTTCTTGTGATCTTTACCTCTGTTCAGGAAACATCTGGAAAACTGAACTCAGAGATCCGAGCAGCATTTCAACATCTTTATCAGATcctgaaaaaggaggaaagaagggtGCTGATGGAACTGGCTAGAGAAGAACAAGAGTGTCTGTTGAGACTGGAAAAAGCTTCTGTGCAACTGATGGAAGAGATTTTTGCGTTAAAGAAAAACATGGAGCAGATACAACAGAAACTTGACAACCTGGGGAGCTCATCAGTGCTGAAGGTGAAACTTCTACACTTAACCTGAGATGGGGGCTGAACTTAGGAGATGAAGTCCAGACCAAATTTGCCCTTCCTCAGTCATGTTAGTACTACAAAAACACACTGAGGTGTAGGGAAAGTGGTAGACCAGGAGGGTGTGGGACAGTTCAGAGGAATGGGTCATCTCCTGGGTGAAAGGAAATGCAAGCGCCAAGAAGTCCCCATATATTAATTTACAATTTGAAAACATTTGCCTTTATTGATCATATGTTTTGCTGTCTTGTCCATTACTAGATTTGACATTTGCAGCATGCTGCCAGAAAAGGCGAATTTCTTTCTGGCTTTCTAATGGCAGCTATAGTTCTATCTCTATTTGTCTTCCCATCCCTTCTCATTTTCACAGGGTTGGGCAATGAGAACACCTCCCTCCCTGTCCCATTTCTTGCATTCTTGACAGACATGATGAGGCAAACTTCAGCTGACattccctccctcttccccaGTGGGAAGAGCTTGctcttttcatttccatttcctgTAACACGGAATGAAAACCAGTGGTTTAATGTGATCTTTTTACATTACAGTAAGTTGCTATGGTTACTGTGGCAGGATTGTTAAGTGGACAGCTGAATCTCCTTCTGCCACAAATCACATGGAAAGTTGTCTGTCTTGAGAAATGTACTGCAAACTCTACAATACAACGGCCTTGAGTCTTGTAGGGACCAAACAGGCCATACTGACTACGGATTTTGTCAAATAATGCTGTTAAGAAAACACTGCTATTGATACTGGAGATGAAATGCCAGAGCATAGCCCCAGAAGTCTCTTTCAGCAATCTGATggtgaagggaagggaggaggttCAGTGGTGGAGCATGGGCATTGCATTGAAACCATCTCAAGTTCAGTCCCTTCCATCCCATAGAACTGAGAAAGGCTCCTCTCTGAAAACCTGGAGAGCTTCTGCTAGCCACCATGTACAAAACAATGATCTAGCACTAAATTTACACActgcagtaaaccatggtttgttttaactggaTTATTGAACCAGCTGCAGTGGCCTAATATATGCGTAATATTGAGCCATAAGCCATGGATTCATAAAACATATGTCACATTAAACCAAGTTACAGTGTTGTGCAATGTAAGAACCCAGTACAGTAAGGCAGGTTCCTAAGTTTTGTTGCCAATAGGTAGtgacacattaaaaacaaaacaaacctcttCTGTACCAATGGAGGCTATTCTTGGGTTCCCAAGAATGTGAACTAACACCAGCCCCTGgttaaatcatagaatcatacatGGAAAGAGGCCCTATCTGCCCTCAGTATAGGCATCTAAATTAAGGCACCCTCGATGCATCACCATCTTCGGCTTGAAAGCCCACTGCCCTCTGGGTAATAGGTTCCACCGTTGAGCTACTCGTATTGTtaagctttttcagcatccaaCCAGAATTTTCCTtcctaaatccattattccacatgctgctctctggaatgataaGGGCTTGCCTTTTGAGGGACTTGAAGAGTGCAGATACTTCTTCCCCTCTGTTTTGTTTGCTCTTCCTACAGTTTAACTTTCCCAATTTCTTCAGCCTTATCATGGGATTAGTTTTTAGTCCCAGGATAACCTTCACCGTCCTCCTCTGAATCCTCCTTAAAGTGTGGTACCAGAACCAGATAGAATACTTAGGTGGGAACTGGCTAATGTGGCATCAAGGGTCGCAGCCCATTGTTTTTGGTAATACAGCCTACAATTTCCACTTTTGGCAACCATATAAAGTATTTTTCCAATATCATTTCCCCAGGTACTATTGTCAACTTAACCTGTCCCCCATGCTGTGTTtgtggatttgatttctctttcctaTTCAATTACTTTCCGCCCATTTCTCTTAATCCATCAAGattgctttgaattttatttatctcttctaGCTGTTCCATCCAGTTTTTGCCACTTgcaaatattataaaaaaaattgTCATCTGTTCATCCATTAATAAAATGTTGAAGATTACAGGACCTAAAATGCACCAGTTTAATGAGGAACCATGGATGAGCATTTGTTAAGTACAGTTTTTGAGCCAATTAAatatccacttaattgtcatgtCATCCAGTCCACACTTAGCTAGCTTGCTAATCTGAATGCCATGGGCACTTCgttaaatgctttgctgaaatcaaagtaTATCTACAGAATTCCCACAATCTTACTAAAGGGAGCAACCTAATTAAAAATTAGTTAAGAATAATCTGGCAAGACTATTGGCAAATCCATACTTACTGCATTGTTTTCCAGATATTTTCAGAATTAATTGCTTTACGAGTTAATCTAGGATTTTCCCAGATTATCTGTGTAAACCTAACAGATCCTTTGTCCTCAGGGTAAATTGTGAAGTCTACATTCTAGAGCAAGACATTTGTAACCTTTCTTCCAGTTTAGGACATGTTGCCTTTCTAGCAATTCCTTGAACAAACACTAAATAAAAGCAGTTCAatggaaaaacaggaagaaaggaaaccATTAATGATTACTGAAAAACTATATTtatcctattttccccccaatggATTAGATGGATTTAGTGAAGTTCCCAATCTGTCTTCAATTCAGGCTTTCAGAAACAGACCTACTTAGCTTTACTAAATGGTTTATTATGTGCATTCCTCTAAATGTGAGGGTACAAATCTGCTTTAATGACAGAGCTCCTTACAAAATGCCTTAGAAAACAGATAGCATTTTTTCCTTCATCATCAAACTTTTCACTTTGCTGaatatatacatttctaaaattTAGTATAAGCTGCCTTGCTGGCAGTCCATCCTTGAGCCAAAAGGTGGGttctaatttaaataaacattccTTACCTCCATattatgctattccctttcaggataagcagtgtgcaaagggcagaaaagaagtaagaactaataggctatataaattaaaaggCATAGCGTAAAAAATTTTTATATAGCCTATttgttcttacttcttttctgccctttgcacattgcttatcctgaaagggaacaGCATAATATGGAGGTAagggatgtttgtttatttaacaattAGAACATTAAAGGAAATACGGGTAAATCTCATTTATACCAGCTCCATTCACTATAGCTTTCCAAACCTTTCTGTCTTTGCAAATCACCTTGTTGCTACTATGTCCATAAATCAATCCATacgttgccttttgttctttaaacttataCCCTCTCTGCTTCTGAGGATCTCTTCAACTCTAATCATGATTTTCTCAGTCTGTCCCTTCACTCTTCCTTCGTATATTTGCTTTATGattcattcatcattcattctGTCTAGATGGGCAAACCATCTCAACATGCTTCTTTAACTCACTTTTTAATTCAGTCCACATAGATCTGATACCCCATAATCTTGCCTCTTGTCTCTTCCTGTTTTACCACACCTGTGTAAGTACCCCAGCACATTCAATGTTTATGTTTCTCCTCTTAAGTACCAAAGTAGGCAGAAGCTTGCTCTTATACACAGCCTTTTTTGCTTGTATTTGATGCATTCCTCACAATAGATCACATATTATCCACCTTTCTGCCCCCATTTGTACATCCTAAAATTCCTCCATCTAGTTCCCCATGTATTAAACATTCTACCAACTAACAAATTCACCTACTTGCTCTAGGATggttgtttttctcctgtttgtGCATAATTTGCAATCATTCTGCTTTCTCTGTCCAGTGGAACTGCTTTAGtctttaattttcagatccatactcctcatTACACCATACAATCTGATATTCATTACAAATCATTTgatttctcagccaacaacacagcattgtctgcatacaaagGAGCACATCTGTTCACATCTCCACCCAATACAGCTCTAAAgttaccacaagcattccttaccTGTTTGTTAATGattacattaaacaaccaaggggactTCAAACATCCTTTTCTTACACTCTGCTTAatgttgaaccattcactaagtgCTCTATTTCTTCCCCTGCATGAATTACTTCCATCAAATAAGACTTTTTACCACAatgaccaaccaaccaaccttcaactccatattcatacAAAACATTCCTAAATCATCAAAAGTACAGTAAACTTCATTTCTTACCTTTGTATTTAAGATCGGTTCCAATGTAGTTTAAAATTATAAGGGATGAAGCTCTGTTGCTTTGCTGGCGATGCAGTACAGGTTTCCGGCTTCAGAAGCAAGGGCCTAGAAAGACGAAAAAATTTACAGGTTTTTGATAATGAGGGACTGAAAGCTTACCTACCTCATCTCTCCTCATTCATTtacagaaacatttatttacCATCTCCAGAATATAGTCCTTCAACATTTAGCTTCCCTTTGGAATTGTGTTTAATGTTCACTTAATTGATTGTCCTTCAGTCCAACATCAGGACAGAAGACAGTAGGATCTACTGGACCTACTCCATACAAATTAAGTGAGGTGTTTCTTaattttctctgctgctttttGCAGGTGGAAACGGTGGCTTTCAGGTACGtgtctggaaaaggaaaaaaggctcCTTCACATGGTGTTCTTCTCTTACCTGCTCTGGTCCAAGGAAATATTTTCAGCAGGGAGGAGAATGGGGTATCATCACCTTAGCTTCAAAGCACTAAAGATCATCTGTTTGGAGGGAGCCATTGAAGAGCCCAAGGACATACGGGTAGATCTGTATCCAGTGAATGGTTGCACGGATGTGCTGGGCTCAGGATTGGGAGGGGAAGCTACAGCAACTGAAAAGGGGCCTTTGTGAAATGGTTGAGCTGTTTTAATTAGCTCCACTTGTAGTCCCTAAGAACTGATCAGCAATCTAAATGGCCTGCCAGATTTGCAGGACATCGGATCCAGTATGAGCTCAGttaatctgtttttgtttttgctttgctgaTCCTGGAGAGTTTTTCAGCTTCTCGCAGGCAGGAAAAACACAACCACCATCACCCCCTGCTTATCGAGCTCCTGTTGGATTCCAATATGCATCtcattgttctgttttattatgaTGCTACCAAGTTGCTCTAATGGTTAAATTGGAGATGTGGCATCCATTTCCTTTGTGTTAACTGAGAACAGGGAAAAATTGCTTATgcaattctctttctctttcactgtGCTATGGGGACATTTTTACATTAAGGAAATGGCTTAAGGTTTCTGTTGGAGTCAagagtttaaaattaatttgttaaTAGCATTTGGCTTACACTTTTATGAAGTCCATTTGTACACTGTTACTCTGTGTGTTTCCATTTGTCCACAAACTAGCTTCCTGCATGATGCTTGTGACTTTCTTCTGGCCCTCCAGACCGTGGGCCAATAAACCACTTAGAATGAGAAATGGCAGCAGACTGCCCAGGTCAGAAACTTCCCTTCTGATTTAAGCTGAACAGACATCGTGGGAattttgaaaatctgaaaatttTGCCACTTTTCAAGGATGCTTCATTCTTCAAATGTCTGCGTCCACAggcattgatgagttgcatgattTCCAACCAGTACTGGAATTAAAGGGGAGAGCCCATGCTCTCATTCCTTAGCTGTTGCTCTCAGAAGGCCATAAAGGGCTGCATGATTTCCTGATCTTTGAGAAGAAGTGGCAGGGCTGGTGGATTTAATTAAAAACACCTCTACATCCTGCTCCCCCCAGTAATTTGAGCATACTTCCATCTGTTATGTGGACTCAGCAAATGGATACGGCTGAGCCATTTTACAACAGTTTTACTGCCACCTCTTTATAAAATTGGGAACACAATAATTTGCTGCACAAAAGTGTTGAGCATTTTGTGCTCAATAAAAGTACTGCGTAGCGTCTAGGTGAATTGATGGGAAAGCTTTGGGGCTGGAGACAATTTACTTGATAATGTAGGAGTGTCCTGATGTCTGTACTTCGTCTTGCTTAGCTACCTTTCTTTCTGTTCCAGACCAGCAGTGCAACTAAAAACTTTGACCTTGGATCTAAAGCAGCACAAGGAGCTGCATGATGGGCCCTTGCAGTACATATTTTGGCAAAAGATGCTGAAGTCCATCAGTCCAGGTGTGTTTCCCTGTTTGAAGGAAGCTTGGGATAAAGAAATCCTAAATAGCAGAGGCCTAACTGAATTCTGTACACTGTTCCCATAGCTCCTGCTGCGCTGACCCTGGATCCAGAATCAGCCCACCCCAACCTCGTCCTCTCCAAAGATCTGACTTCAGTGACTGAGAGGGAGGAACCCCAGATAGTACCTAGAAGCCTCAAACGTTTCCTGAAGAGTGTGAACGTGTTGGCTAAGGAGTCCTTTGAAAGCGGGCGGCATTACTGGGAAGTTTGGGTGGGCGACAAGACCAAGTGGGAATTAGGAGTGGCTGCAGACAGTGTGGACCGGGCAGCAAGAGTCCGGCTGTGTCCAGAGAATGGCTATTGGACTATAAGGCTGTGGGACAACTCGCAGTATTGGGCTGCAGCGACTCCCTGGGTGCATTTGAAACCCCAGCGGTTGCTGAGGAAAGTGGGTGTGTTCTTGGACTGCGAAGCCAAAAAGGTGACCTTCTATAACGCTGAGGAGATGTCTcttctcttcactttctgccagtTGGAGGCTAGGAGGTTCCATCCTTTCTTCAGTACTGGCTTCAGTCACGGCAAGAAGAATGCGGAGCCCATGAGGATCTGCCACCCTCTCAGGCTCTgaaatctcctcctcctttcacagCATTTGGGGGAACTCAAGGGGATCCCTTTTGTTTCTCTCTGCCTTTGCCATTCTTCAGGTCTTGTTTCTCTGTCCTCCTCTACCGCCACTGAAAAATGTATGTGGAGATATCAAccctttatatttttaatatagatTCCAGCCAACTATAATGAAAAACGAAGGGTCACTGACCATTTTTGTTTGAAGTGGTCCCTGATCGTCTTTTCTAaggtgggtgttttttttttaatccaacagaatcattaccgttcagttAAAGTTCAACCTAGCAAATACTCAAGCAAAAGATCGTGATTATATTCTAATATATTAGAGGAATATGATAGGTTTAACTTTCTACTTCCTATTACCACTTTTTCCAAGTGTAAATACATTCCCTGAATATAGGCTTGTACTATACCTGGTTGGTTTCTCCATCTGcctgaaggaaaaaaacctcATCAGTGAGACTCAGTCATCCAAAAGTGCTGTTAATTTTCACTTGTATCCTGAgttaagaacaaaaaaaaatgtaggtCTCAAAAGGAAGCCAAAGATTAGAGAGCATGAAGGAGAAGAAATTGTTCTTTAAACTGCTTTAAACAACCCATGAGTTTCGCAGTGGACATAATGCCAGCAGGAATAAGAGCCTAACACCTTAAACTGGATGCTGAGGAGATTCAGTCAGTCAAAGAGATTGGAAGAAGCCTCTCCCCTGATGCTGAAAAATTGGATTGGTACCACATCTTCAAAGGAACCAACCAGATTCAGAGGTCCTGGACTGAAGGAGAGTTTATTGTGCAGAGGAACATTTTTCCCAATTTTGCAGTATAGTTCTCAACTCacaaaaaaaaggcatttttattttattttaaaatacaatggtAGAAAAGCCCCTTAAAAAAACGACGTTAAAAGAATGAGTgttttgtatatgtgtgttttattGACATGAAAACAAGATCAATTTACGAAGGACTGTAAACTGGAAGTAGACAAGGGAGCTCATACTTTATGATTCAGAATAGCACAAACTGATCTTAGTAATAACCATAGCAAATCGTACGAGAGGGTGGTTGTATCAGGTGACCCGGCTATGCACTTTGGGGCTGTTGAAAGACGCAGTTTTGAAGCTACCTGATGAAACTTCAGGGATAGCTCAGTATTTGCTAGGGATATGTAAGAGGCTACGCATAGTATCTGCACAATTCGCTATTTGTTTTCCTCACAATAAAGTCAAATGTACCTTTCGCTGAGCcacattaaagcaaaaataaatgcttATTTCTGCCTATTGTTCAGGAATTTTCTACTTCAGACTCTCGGTATATTTCTACCACTTGGTGCACTAGGAAAAAAATTGACAAATCAGCTTTTCGTCTGGTGTTGATATTAAAGAACCTATTCATAGGATGAATGGAattccttttcttgatttttttttcttttctgttttggtgTAGTACCTTGATTTGTCAGCAGAGGGTGGTGTCTGCCAATAGAACATTTTAACAGGCACTTAACTATTGATTCACATCTGTCATTTTTAGCATGGTATCCTTAGTTACTTGCAAAGTGGATTTaccatgtaattttttaaaaaatgcagttcaAACAATTGCACACTGGAACTGTTTTTAGAGAGAGAGGAAAGTCTCCCAAGATCACTTGAATGGTGGCCCAAAGATCCAAAATtggtttttgttatttatttgtttagtcgcttctgactcttcgtgacttcatggaccagcccacgccagagcctcctgtcggtcgtcaacacccccagctcccccagggacaaatccatcacctctagaatatcatccatccatcttgcccttggtcggcccctcttccttttgccttccactttccctagcatcagcatcttctccagggtgtcctgtcttctcattatgtggccaaagtatttcagttttgcctttaatatcattccctcaagtgagcagtcggactttatttcctggaggatggactggtttgatcttcttgcagtccaaggcactctcagaattttcctccaacaccacagttcaaaagcatcgatcttccttctctcagccttccttatggtccagctctcgcagccatatgttactatggggaacaccattgctttaactatgcagacctttgttgtcagtgtgatgtctctgctcttaactattttatcgagattggtcattgctcttctcccaaggattaaacatcttctgatttcctgactgcggtcagcatccgcagtaatcttcgcacctagaaatacaaagtcttgcactgcttctacattttctccctctatttgccagttatcaatcaagctggttgccataatcttgtttttttttaggtttagctacaagccagcttttgcactttcttctttcaccttcatcataaggctcctcagttcctcttcgctttcagccatcaaagtggtatcatctgcatatctgagattgttaatgtttcttccagcgattttaactccagccttggattcctcaagcccaccttgtcacatgatgtgttctgcatacaagttgaataggtagggtgagagtatacagccctgccgtactcctttcccaatcttaaaccagtccgttgttccgtggtctgttcttactgttgctacttggtcgttatacagattcttcaggaggcagacaagatgacttggtatccccatgccactaagaacttgccacaatttgttatggtccacacagtcaaaggctttagaatagtcaataaaacagaaatagatgtttttctgaaactccctggctttttccattatccagcagatattggcaatttggtccctagttcctctgccttttctaaacccagcttgtacatctggcaatgctcgctccatgaattgctgaagtctaccttgcaggatcttgagcattaccttactggcatgtgaaatgagtgccactgttcgatagtttgaacattctttagtgtttcccttttttggtatggggatataagttgattttttccagtctgatggccattcttgtgttttccaaatttgctggcatagagcatgcattaccttgacagcatcatcttgcaagatattgaacagttcagctgggatgccgtcgtctcctgctgccttgttattagcaatgcttcttaaggcccattcaacctcactcttcaggatgtctggctctagctcactgaccacaccgtcaaagctatccccgatattgttatccttcctatacaggtcttctgtatattcttcccaccttttcttgatctcttcttcttctgttaggtccttgccatctttgtttttgatcatacccatttttgcctggaatttacctccaatgtttctaattttctggaagaggtctcttgtccttcctattctattctcttcttccacttccgcgcattgcttgtttaaaaataattccttatctcttctggctaacctctggaattttgcatttaattgggcatatctccccctatcgctgttgccttttgctttccttctttcttgggctacttctagtgtctcagcagacagcccttttgc
This window contains:
- the LOC134489499 gene encoding nuclear factor 7, brain-like: MAGKSQEQALQEELTCSICCDLFRNPVMLGCMHHFCKECIQKYWSSCSKTATCPQCRQKFPSRSFHANFLVSNVVETVRRCAAEEHRKKTQMDLQKLLQSYQMEHEKLLKMKHVTDEKIGNLVETSGKLNSEIRAAFQHLYQILKKEERRVLMELAREEQECLLRLEKASVQLMEEIFALKKNMEQIQQKLDNLGSSSVLKVETVAFRPAVQLKTLTLDLKQHKELHDGPLQYIFWQKMLKSISPAPAALTLDPESAHPNLVLSKDLTSVTEREEPQIVPRSLKRFLKSVNVLAKESFESGRHYWEVWVGDKTKWELGVAADSVDRAARVRLCPENGYWTIRLWDNSQYWAAATPWVHLKPQRLLRKVGVFLDCEAKKVTFYNAEEMSLLFTFCQLEARRFHPFFSTGFSHGKKNAEPMRICHPLRL